From the genome of Gracilibacillus salitolerans, one region includes:
- a CDS encoding type II toxin-antitoxin system PemK/MazF family toxin, translating into MVKISKNSYKIKRSKFKRKYVSKLKNLTDDEKNMRSGSDPNLILDTKRLLDDFFSVIMSLKLEDGLKWILGLEEYIEDKKNKKQIHYRRYTRGHIVEVELFGHFDKELTYSHPALILYDGGNSVLVAPISGGKYGDDKEMHIDVTEKDGLRKNCAVMVDSLRIIDKKRILYQHKKDELNVKISTEILDNIDNVLISKFIPGHKIKYDQLKSDFYKEIEKNEVALSEIEELKKALELKNKEINEIKEKITIE; encoded by the coding sequence ATGGTTAAAATAAGTAAGAATTCATATAAAATAAAGCGTAGCAAATTTAAACGGAAGTATGTTTCAAAGTTAAAAAATCTTACAGATGATGAAAAAAACATGAGGTCTGGTAGCGATCCAAATCTTATTCTAGATACTAAGAGATTATTGGATGATTTTTTTTCAGTGATTATGTCTTTAAAGTTAGAAGATGGGTTGAAGTGGATATTAGGATTAGAAGAATACATAGAAGACAAAAAAAACAAAAAGCAAATTCATTATCGTCGATATACTCGTGGACACATTGTTGAAGTGGAATTATTTGGACATTTTGATAAAGAACTAACTTATTCACATCCTGCACTAATTTTATATGATGGAGGAAATTCAGTTTTAGTTGCACCTATCTCTGGTGGAAAGTATGGCGATGACAAAGAAATGCATATTGATGTAACAGAAAAAGATGGGTTACGAAAAAACTGCGCAGTTATGGTAGATTCTCTAAGAATAATAGATAAGAAGAGAATACTTTATCAGCATAAAAAAGACGAGTTAAATGTAAAAATCAGCACTGAAATACTAGATAATATTGATAATGTACTTATTTCAAAATTTATACCAGGGCACAAAATCAAATATGATCAGCTTAAAAGCGACTTTTATAAAGAGATCGAAAAAAATGAAGTAGCATTAAGTGAAATTGAGGAACTAAAAAAAGCATTAGAACTTAAGAATAAAGAAATTAATGAAATTAAAGAAAAAATAACTATAGAATAA
- a CDS encoding restriction endonuclease, whose amino-acid sequence MGKKRKNSILYLIRIILIFIGLAYYFSNINELHWGFLFVAVIIPVVIEGILNLLIPEKQANKKTAKKTNSTNISKNSQKNNYNKVPTTRLLSDKEIIKMPLENMSGAEFERLCFLYYKAKGYKPKETPKGADGGVDLLIYQRYHQQYEAVQIKHYLNSGNQITVSPIRELNSSKQNHGCVLARFITTSTYTKEAMLQADKWRIKTHSIDWVQNKIEAWRKEEAKKPKYA is encoded by the coding sequence TTGGGTAAGAAAAGAAAGAATAGCATTTTATATTTAATACGTATAATATTAATATTTATTGGTCTTGCCTATTATTTTAGCAATATTAATGAATTACACTGGGGTTTTTTATTTGTAGCAGTAATAATACCAGTTGTTATTGAAGGTATTCTTAACTTGCTGATACCAGAAAAACAAGCAAATAAAAAGACAGCAAAAAAGACTAATTCTACAAATATATCTAAGAACTCTCAAAAAAATAATTACAATAAAGTACCAACAACTAGACTTTTATCAGATAAAGAAATCATTAAAATGCCTTTAGAAAATATGTCTGGTGCAGAATTTGAACGTTTATGCTTTCTATATTATAAAGCGAAAGGCTATAAACCAAAGGAAACGCCAAAGGGTGCAGATGGTGGTGTAGATCTTCTTATTTACCAACGTTATCATCAGCAGTATGAAGCTGTACAAATTAAACATTATTTAAACTCAGGTAATCAAATTACCGTTAGTCCAATAAGAGAATTAAATTCATCTAAACAAAATCATGGTTGTGTTTTAGCTAGATTTATTACAACCTCTACATATACAAAAGAAGCTATGTTACAAGCTGATAAATGGAGAATTAAAACACACAGTATAGATTGGGTTCAAAATAAAATTGAAGCTTGGCGAAAAGAAGAAGCGAAAAAGCCTAAATACGCATAA
- a CDS encoding helix-turn-helix domain-containing protein, producing the protein MEKFGDRLKRLRQNKKLYQKDLAQKLNISKSAIGMYERNEREPSFELLTKISDYFDVSISYLVDGKEHKKEEDQGDLFFFDMKGLTEEEIDDIKRHIDYVKWKAKQDRGE; encoded by the coding sequence GTGGAAAAATTTGGTGATAGATTAAAGCGGCTCAGACAAAATAAAAAACTGTATCAAAAGGATTTAGCACAAAAACTAAACATTAGTAAAAGTGCAATAGGCATGTATGAAAGAAATGAAAGAGAACCCTCATTTGAACTATTAACAAAGATTAGTGACTATTTTGATGTTTCAATTAGTTATCTGGTAGATGGTAAAGAACACAAAAAAGAGGAAGATCAGGGTGATTTATTTTTCTTCGACATGAAAGGGTTGACGGAAGAAGAAATTGACGATATTAAGCGTCATATTGACTATGTGAAGTGGAAGGCGAAACAGGATAGGGGAGAATAA
- a CDS encoding helix-turn-helix transcriptional regulator, which translates to MNKDLIAKRLVDLRDNRSREKVANDLNISISALQMYENGQRVPRDEIKIKIARYYDESVQNIFFKDPEHELCS; encoded by the coding sequence ATGAATAAAGATTTAATTGCCAAGCGTTTAGTTGATTTAAGAGATAATCGATCACGTGAAAAAGTTGCAAATGATCTTAATATCAGTATTAGCGCTTTACAAATGTATGAAAATGGTCAACGAGTTCCAAGAGACGAAATTAAGATTAAAATTGCAAGATATTATGATGAGTCAGTTCAAAATATTTTTTTTAAAGATCCGGAACACGAATTGTGTTCTTGA
- a CDS encoding DUF771 domain-containing protein, which produces MQQLDVNLTIPIPSDQVLISKIELQQLRESSLVGVYWNMKDLENRVGRKQDWIKENILYPSQFRKKLDIENGGFVYYPKSRGQNWTFQANKMSQFLDKYFNQIFQG; this is translated from the coding sequence TTGCAACAGTTGGATGTGAACTTAACAATACCAATTCCATCTGATCAGGTACTTATTAGTAAAATCGAATTGCAGCAACTAAGAGAAAGTTCATTAGTTGGTGTGTACTGGAACATGAAGGATTTAGAAAATCGTGTTGGTAGAAAACAAGATTGGATTAAAGAAAATATTCTTTATCCATCACAATTCCGTAAAAAACTAGATATTGAAAACGGTGGTTTTGTTTACTATCCAAAATCTAGAGGTCAAAACTGGACTTTCCAAGCTAATAAAATGTCTCAATTTTTGGATAAATACTTTAATCAAATTTTTCAAGGATAA
- a CDS encoding DnaD domain protein encodes MNYLQEVVEFNRWKEVNQLPATAIALWHELMAMNNKCGWKQEFTVPNGILQSYAGLSRKQLDHARMLLIDHGLITYKKAKKVNQAGKYSIVPFVSYRQREGQHEGKQEGHKKDNERGTLVKLKYKLKLKLNIKDIASLLDTAETFFVMLSEKERERLLCFADDLGLDLVFEAMQRAKIEQKRCNYTLGILRDWSHKGIKSMADVERNDQDFQRFKQQKQAIPKQATGAYSQYF; translated from the coding sequence ATGAATTATCTACAAGAGGTTGTAGAGTTTAACAGATGGAAGGAAGTGAACCAGCTACCTGCCACAGCAATTGCTTTATGGCATGAATTAATGGCTATGAACAATAAGTGTGGATGGAAGCAGGAATTTACTGTTCCTAATGGAATTTTACAATCTTATGCAGGATTGAGTAGAAAACAACTGGATCATGCAAGAATGTTATTAATTGACCATGGCTTGATCACTTATAAAAAAGCAAAAAAAGTGAATCAAGCTGGAAAATATTCAATTGTTCCGTTTGTTAGTTACAGACAACGAGAAGGACAACACGAGGGGAAACAGGAAGGACACAAGAAGGACAACGAGAGGGGCACATTAGTTAAACTAAAATATAAACTTAAACTAAAACTAAATATAAAAGATATAGCTAGCTTACTAGATACTGCTGAAACCTTTTTTGTAATGCTTTCCGAAAAAGAACGTGAAAGGCTGCTATGCTTTGCTGATGATTTAGGTTTGGATTTAGTGTTTGAAGCAATGCAAAGAGCAAAAATAGAGCAGAAACGTTGTAATTATACGCTAGGAATTTTGCGAGATTGGTCGCATAAAGGGATTAAATCTATGGCTGATGTAGAGCGTAATGATCAGGATTTTCAACGTTTTAAACAACAAAAGCAAGCCATACCTAAACAGGCTACTGGTGCTTATTCTCAATATTTCTAG
- a CDS encoding ATP-binding protein codes for MQSIGEVIGRLIKKVDEYICKDCGATVPVYERTDQDGNKQTHSICMACDTQKKILDKLPKSEIDLGKYKLNSWIYKQEHIEESIKHASFSNYHPRTTLQHEAKRLAIGYVKKFDELLNKHSIVFKGDVGIGKSHLSFSIGQALKEQGKTVLFITAPALMDAIRALYKDNSMTQQKFMQLIADLDLLILDDIGAEYVKIDPNGFETWAADILFQVVNIRQSKPTIYSTNYSSAEMEQKYGRQSKRILSRMLSGAEAIKIDGEDQRVQAL; via the coding sequence ATGCAGAGTATTGGCGAAGTTATCGGACGATTGATTAAAAAAGTGGACGAGTATATTTGCAAAGATTGTGGTGCTACTGTTCCAGTTTATGAGCGTACAGATCAAGATGGAAATAAGCAAACACATTCTATTTGCATGGCATGTGACACACAAAAAAAGATACTGGACAAGTTACCTAAGTCAGAGATTGATTTAGGAAAATATAAACTCAATTCATGGATTTATAAGCAGGAGCACATTGAAGAAAGTATTAAACATGCTAGCTTTAGTAATTACCATCCTCGCACTACATTGCAACATGAAGCAAAAAGACTTGCTATAGGGTATGTGAAAAAGTTTGATGAACTATTAAACAAGCATTCGATAGTGTTTAAAGGTGATGTAGGGATAGGTAAATCACATTTGAGTTTTAGCATTGGACAAGCATTAAAAGAACAAGGGAAAACCGTGTTATTTATTACTGCACCTGCTCTTATGGATGCTATTAGAGCCTTATACAAGGACAATAGCATGACACAACAAAAGTTTATGCAATTAATCGCTGATTTAGATTTATTGATTTTGGATGATATTGGCGCTGAATATGTGAAAATTGATCCCAATGGTTTTGAAACTTGGGCAGCAGATATTTTGTTTCAGGTAGTTAATATACGGCAATCAAAGCCAACAATCTACAGTACGAATTATTCAAGTGCAGAAATGGAGCAAAAATACGGTAGGCAATCTAAACGTATTTTGTCGAGGATGCTATCAGGTGCAGAAGCTATCAAGATAGATGGTGAAGATCAACGAGTACAAGCTTTATAG
- a CDS encoding PTS ascorbate transporter subunit IIC codes for MQGVWDWAFFWDAFEFFMKTVAPFLMLIVAVVAVGLLLLVVIRAVRNGRDA; via the coding sequence ATGCAAGGGGTTTGGGATTGGGCTTTCTTTTGGGATGCTTTTGAATTTTTTATGAAAACTGTTGCTCCTTTCCTTATGTTAATTGTGGCGGTGGTGGCAGTTGGTTTATTGTTACTAGTAGTAATTAGAGCCGTTAGAAATGGAAGGGACGCATAA
- a CDS encoding fibronectin type III domain-containing protein has product MKKIIFMLIVALTLSLIPLSSVFASTYDYHDGLLDDSENIADTNLPGGGYDNDLNTGTGTTYRGTWFIEFVNPVDIIAYYIEGTGGNGAWRFYFHDGTEIVLNDYAKYGYFEFDQVFSGVERIEIEHDGSSYNLIKEVDFFSAPTDDLTPPGEVSNLSINEGYNSLNLSWSNPNDDDFSVVNIYQDDVLIKEGLKDDQSYKVNDLEDNTTYHFKITTVDIFGNESEGKTIEGTTLEIVDSDGDGIPDHEDEYPDDPENIPPPETTDEVPEVENLEIEATPERVDLSWKKPLRYFGKATIYRKTTGTVTSFNMNDLNPFAAQTVYAAEDYEPLFETNGTTFADLSVNENDEYEYKVTNTYEGIESRGVTVQTTIPEPPLVDTSDMTLPFGVEGLIESGNGLLLLIGGFVLLALAFLFVPKVIAAIRQSFSGGNGATQTAAPGTRVTERQQKIMTGQKQREPRAPRIPREPRQGRA; this is encoded by the coding sequence ATGAAAAAAATAATTTTTATGCTTATAGTGGCATTAACATTATCACTCATTCCATTAAGCAGCGTATTTGCAAGCACCTATGACTATCACGACGGTTTACTAGACGATAGCGAAAACATTGCAGATACTAATCTTCCGGGTGGTGGATACGATAACGACTTAAACACCGGAACAGGTACAACATACCGCGGTACATGGTTTATTGAATTTGTTAACCCGGTTGATATTATTGCTTATTATATCGAGGGTACTGGTGGTAATGGTGCATGGCGGTTTTATTTTCATGACGGAACAGAAATAGTTTTAAATGATTATGCAAAGTATGGTTATTTTGAATTTGATCAAGTCTTTAGTGGGGTTGAACGAATAGAGATTGAACATGATGGTAGCTCTTATAACCTGATTAAAGAAGTTGACTTCTTTTCTGCTCCTACTGACGATTTAACACCACCAGGAGAGGTTAGCAATCTATCCATTAATGAGGGTTACAACAGTTTAAATTTGAGCTGGTCAAACCCTAATGATGATGATTTTTCCGTTGTGAATATTTATCAAGATGATGTGTTAATCAAGGAAGGGTTAAAAGATGATCAATCTTATAAAGTAAATGATTTAGAAGATAACACAACATATCACTTCAAAATTACTACTGTAGACATATTCGGGAATGAATCAGAAGGAAAGACAATAGAAGGAACAACGCTAGAAATTGTGGATAGCGACGGCGACGGCATACCCGATCATGAGGACGAGTACCCAGACGACCCGGAAAACATACCACCGCCGGAGACAACAGACGAAGTGCCGGAGGTTGAGAATTTAGAAATTGAAGCAACACCGGAAAGGGTAGACTTGTCCTGGAAAAAACCACTAAGATATTTTGGAAAAGCAACGATCTACCGGAAAACGACCGGAACCGTTACAAGTTTTAATATGAATGATCTTAATCCTTTTGCAGCACAAACCGTTTATGCTGCCGAAGATTACGAACCGTTATTTGAGACAAATGGAACAACCTTTGCCGATCTTAGCGTAAACGAAAACGACGAATACGAGTATAAAGTGACTAACACCTATGAAGGTATAGAAAGTAGAGGGGTAACGGTGCAAACAACTATCCCGGAACCTCCACTTGTTGACACTTCCGACATGACGCTGCCTTTTGGTGTAGAGGGATTAATAGAAAGTGGTAACGGGCTATTACTTTTGATTGGGGGCTTTGTGTTATTAGCATTAGCTTTCCTATTTGTACCGAAAGTAATAGCAGCTATAAGGCAATCCTTTTCCGGTGGTAATGGAGCAACGCAAACAGCAGCGCCAGGAACCAGGGTAACCGAGAGACAACAAAAAATCATGACAGGGCAGAAGCAACGAGAACCGAGAGCGCCACGAATACCGAGAGAACCACGACAAGGGAGGGCGTAA
- a CDS encoding ATPase, with amino-acid sequence MAHHFFIQGPLGGGKTFLMSLLAHHWKAKTEAQGGRVELFSNYELADSYPMTHYTDWYKVAEAQGSICCWDEAHMAFSNRRWNKYGQGLATEVMMYTRKMQSVQFYCSPSIYNVDSRIRQIMEVLITTRKVGDKGFSLHFRDFQTNEHMHTQFIPMWKAKRFFKLKLYDSWNMVKGFPLPGTEREGNEFFDVIEDIHDRARGKIRVRS; translated from the coding sequence ATGGCGCACCACTTTTTTATCCAGGGACCACTTGGGGGTGGTAAAACCTTTTTAATGTCGCTCCTGGCTCACCATTGGAAAGCAAAAACAGAAGCCCAGGGCGGACGAGTAGAATTGTTTAGTAACTATGAACTTGCTGACAGTTACCCCATGACGCATTACACAGATTGGTACAAGGTAGCCGAAGCGCAAGGCTCTATTTGTTGCTGGGATGAAGCACACATGGCATTTAGTAATCGTAGGTGGAACAAATACGGGCAAGGATTAGCAACAGAAGTCATGATGTATACAAGAAAAATGCAATCTGTTCAGTTTTATTGTAGCCCTTCTATTTATAACGTTGATAGCCGTATAAGGCAGATTATGGAGGTTTTAATCACAACTAGAAAAGTGGGGGATAAAGGATTCTCTTTGCACTTTAGAGACTTTCAAACCAACGAACACATGCACACTCAATTTATACCCATGTGGAAAGCTAAACGTTTTTTTAAATTAAAGTTATATGATTCCTGGAACATGGTCAAAGGCTTTCCTTTGCCAGGAACAGAAAGAGAAGGAAATGAGTTTTTCGACGTAATAGAAGACATTCACGATCGAGCAAGGGGGAAAATACGTGTTAGAAGTTAA
- a CDS encoding lytic transglycosylase domain-containing protein, translating into MYKLLLLSIIGFFVYVFPVSAADLHVQEQKYEKQLEEIEKKKDQTTNKKELIELTREESEKAAYKRAYSKAIEYKQENTFIASYNPNTGHDLQYIDLYKQAAAQYKIDWTLLAAVHDQETNFSNHATMISSAGALGHMQFMPGTWEHYGVDANGNGKRDPYEIEDAIFSAANYLAATGAAKGEIKSALWAYNHSTEYGLEVMAKQEYYKNNYQEERDDYR; encoded by the coding sequence TTGTATAAACTTTTACTATTATCTATTATCGGTTTTTTTGTGTATGTTTTTCCGGTTTCTGCTGCCGATCTACACGTGCAGGAACAAAAATACGAAAAGCAACTGGAAGAGATCGAAAAGAAAAAAGACCAGACGACCAACAAAAAGGAATTAATAGAGTTAACCAGGGAGGAAAGTGAAAAAGCAGCGTATAAAAGGGCGTATAGTAAAGCGATAGAATACAAGCAAGAAAACACGTTCATAGCTTCATATAATCCAAACACCGGACACGATCTGCAATATATCGACTTGTACAAGCAAGCAGCAGCACAATATAAAATCGATTGGACTTTGCTTGCAGCCGTGCACGACCAGGAGACTAATTTTTCTAATCATGCAACCATGATAAGTAGCGCCGGAGCGTTAGGACATATGCAGTTTATGCCTGGAACGTGGGAGCATTACGGTGTAGACGCAAACGGAAACGGCAAAAGAGATCCGTATGAGATCGAGGACGCTATTTTTTCCGCAGCTAATTACTTAGCAGCAACTGGAGCAGCCAAAGGCGAAATAAAAAGTGCCTTATGGGCTTACAATCATTCCACAGAGTACGGCTTAGAAGTGATGGCGAAACAAGAATATTATAAGAACAATTACCAGGAGGAAAGAGATGACTATAGGTAA
- a CDS encoding AAA family ATPase has product MIKKIYVEKLFGYLDYPIDFSEQKNNIVLLHGPNGSGKTTIFEMIKGISDLDFRIFISTPFKRFVIETDKTSIHIRRNEDCLIINDDFEINSDDINETNILYDLDNKPFYEVVEILELNYGVKRVGLREFEYQGEKYKRNDLISHIKNQVIIKNVPEWLTLFSKELNILFIKAERLFDNQSRKVVQQKNNLKEIIRNYENKYAILSKELDAKFPKKIITKSLEKNNEINSVDIAKRLQNLSLKRHQLSRKGILTDNDTNDLIPADDIKSDDIYDNDYLKQFLYYYILDNEEKLDVFNTLLSKLETFEKIINGYFVNKKIIISKKTGFSFILSKGNLKGQPIPLKKLSSGEQHFLVLFFELIFNTEENRVILIDEPEISLHVSWQIKLVDILKDIIDLSDDFFILATHSPSILRNHRDKVISVGYDND; this is encoded by the coding sequence ATGATTAAGAAAATTTATGTTGAGAAATTATTTGGATATTTAGATTATCCAATTGATTTTTCTGAGCAAAAGAATAATATTGTTCTTTTGCATGGTCCTAATGGCTCTGGTAAAACTACTATCTTTGAAATGATTAAGGGAATAAGCGATTTGGACTTTAGAATTTTTATTAGTACACCATTCAAAAGATTTGTGATAGAAACAGATAAAACTTCAATACATATACGTAGAAATGAAGACTGTTTAATAATTAATGATGATTTTGAAATAAATAGTGATGATATAAATGAAACGAATATATTATATGATTTGGATAATAAACCATTCTACGAAGTTGTTGAAATTTTAGAATTAAATTATGGAGTTAAAAGAGTTGGACTTAGGGAATTTGAATATCAAGGAGAAAAATATAAAAGAAATGATTTAATTTCACATATTAAAAATCAAGTAATCATAAAAAATGTACCTGAATGGTTAACATTATTTTCAAAGGAATTAAATATTCTATTTATAAAAGCAGAAAGATTATTTGATAATCAGTCAAGAAAAGTAGTTCAACAAAAGAACAATCTAAAAGAAATAATAAGAAATTATGAGAATAAATATGCTATTCTGTCTAAAGAATTAGATGCGAAATTTCCTAAAAAAATAATTACAAAATCATTAGAAAAAAATAATGAAATAAATTCAGTAGATATTGCAAAAAGACTTCAAAATTTATCCCTCAAGAGGCATCAATTATCAAGAAAAGGTATTTTAACTGATAACGATACTAATGATCTTATACCTGCAGATGACATTAAAAGTGATGATATCTACGATAATGACTACCTAAAACAATTCTTATATTATTATATTCTTGATAACGAAGAAAAGTTGGATGTTTTTAATACTTTATTAAGTAAGCTTGAAACGTTTGAAAAAATAATAAATGGATATTTTGTAAATAAAAAAATAATAATAAGTAAAAAAACTGGTTTTTCATTCATACTCTCAAAAGGTAATCTAAAAGGTCAACCTATACCACTAAAAAAGTTATCATCTGGAGAACAACATTTTTTGGTTTTATTTTTTGAATTAATATTTAATACTGAGGAAAACAGAGTTATTTTAATTGATGAACCAGAAATATCATTACATGTTTCTTGGCAAATTAAGTTAGTTGATATTCTAAAAGATATAATCGATCTTAGTGATGATTTCTTTATTTTAGCAACTCATTCTCCTTCAATATTAAGAAATCATCGAGATAAAGTTATTTCAGTGGGGTATGATAATGATTAG
- a CDS encoding DUF4435 domain-containing protein: protein MIRPDELDLKDNIAELEIHLKSNKKIFIVEGKGDLDYFKLLLDRAEEVITPFVVGDKSTNNCRGEIINIFDVLPEVQNNPNVIGIIDRDFNQNTFDKFTNLKQTEYCDLDCYYVYGSNFNNFVSQLVSHYKITNKIGFNPLDNIDHFREYLLECLLPLTKMRLKNDLLNIPFNRVLKKSPIQDRKDRHKKFLKFLNDDFTINMNVFYTYLSSNGSLRHFECQELLDVINSFQVTNKLHVSNGHDLISLITAIIKSYRNDYDDIKTEEALRLTMNIEVFEEFELTRSVKKWILSSCEKKEAVS, encoded by the coding sequence ATGATTAGACCAGATGAATTGGATTTGAAAGATAATATTGCAGAATTAGAAATACATTTGAAAAGCAATAAAAAAATATTTATTGTTGAAGGAAAAGGAGACCTAGATTATTTTAAGTTATTGTTAGATAGAGCTGAGGAAGTGATAACTCCTTTTGTGGTTGGTGATAAAAGCACCAATAATTGTAGGGGAGAAATTATTAATATATTTGATGTTTTGCCAGAAGTTCAAAACAATCCAAATGTGATTGGAATAATAGATAGAGATTTTAACCAAAATACATTTGATAAATTTACTAATTTAAAGCAAACCGAATACTGTGACCTAGATTGTTATTATGTATACGGTTCAAACTTTAATAATTTTGTTTCCCAATTAGTTTCTCATTATAAGATAACTAACAAAATTGGATTTAATCCTTTAGATAATATTGATCACTTTAGAGAATATTTATTAGAATGTTTGTTACCTTTGACAAAGATGCGTTTAAAAAACGATCTATTAAATATTCCATTTAACAGAGTTCTGAAGAAATCACCTATCCAAGATAGAAAAGATAGACATAAAAAGTTTTTGAAATTTTTAAACGACGATTTTACTATAAATATGAATGTTTTCTACACCTATTTATCATCAAATGGTAGTCTAAGACATTTTGAGTGTCAAGAGTTGCTTGATGTTATAAATAGTTTCCAAGTTACAAACAAATTACATGTTAGCAACGGACACGATTTAATATCTTTAATAACTGCAATTATAAAATCATATAGAAATGATTATGATGATATAAAAACAGAAGAAGCACTTAGACTAACAATGAACATTGAAGTCTTTGAAGAGTTTGAATTAACAAGAAGTGTAAAAAAATGGATTTTAAGTTCTTGTGAGAAAAAAGAAGCAGTTTCTTAA
- a CDS encoding Ger(x)C family spore germination protein, whose amino-acid sequence MKKKLLFLIFLILLTGCYDRIELEQQSYVMAIGIDTTDQKGIYAFTYQIANPEVGSAAGQGGSDEPPTEIVTVNGADILSATYTANSFVSKQITLDHTKIITVSEELARDEDFLRVVQSASRSPQIRRGVQLVVTKENASDFINNNKPLMEKRPHKYYQFMLDRAVQTGIIPEATLHRFFQITEGDADLFLAIYATTESSEDKTNTTRTEDQYIAGEIPQIGGSPTQFMGSAVFKEGQMIDILNGEETRLAQMLDNTLEMDSYIATIPDPLMPDFRISYNYAQKEDPNINVNYHKDKPTEIEVKIPFQVEVIAIPSLIRYSQNKEFEHILKKSITRRLEDKTEALIKKSQEEFKSDPFYWSLYVRKHFKDVKDYEKADWNKKIYPIAQISVNYQLDKLEYGKMIDDSKLDKVRD is encoded by the coding sequence ATGAAAAAAAAGCTACTATTTTTAATTTTCCTCATCTTGCTTACAGGCTGTTATGACCGAATTGAATTAGAACAACAATCCTATGTAATGGCAATTGGTATAGATACGACTGATCAAAAAGGTATCTATGCTTTTACCTATCAAATTGCCAATCCTGAAGTAGGTTCTGCTGCAGGGCAAGGCGGTTCAGATGAACCACCTACAGAAATAGTTACGGTAAATGGAGCAGATATTCTCAGTGCTACTTACACAGCTAATTCTTTTGTTTCTAAACAAATCACTTTAGATCATACAAAGATCATTACTGTATCAGAAGAACTAGCAAGGGATGAAGATTTTCTTCGCGTTGTCCAATCTGCCTCAAGGTCACCGCAAATACGAAGAGGAGTCCAACTCGTTGTGACAAAAGAAAATGCTTCGGATTTTATTAATAATAACAAACCGCTTATGGAAAAAAGGCCACATAAGTATTATCAATTTATGCTTGACCGTGCTGTTCAAACAGGAATTATCCCTGAAGCGACTTTACACCGTTTCTTTCAAATAACTGAAGGAGATGCAGACCTTTTTTTAGCTATTTATGCAACAACAGAGTCTTCCGAAGATAAAACGAATACCACTAGAACAGAAGATCAATATATTGCGGGTGAAATTCCGCAAATTGGCGGATCACCTACTCAATTTATGGGATCTGCAGTGTTTAAAGAAGGACAGATGATCGATATTCTAAACGGGGAAGAGACACGTTTGGCTCAAATGTTAGATAACACTCTGGAAATGGACAGCTATATCGCTACTATTCCAGATCCTCTAATGCCTGATTTCCGAATTTCTTATAATTATGCACAAAAGGAAGATCCAAATATCAATGTCAATTATCATAAAGATAAACCTACAGAGATTGAGGTGAAAATACCTTTTCAAGTAGAAGTTATAGCAATACCAAGTTTAATCAGATATTCGCAAAACAAAGAATTTGAACATATATTAAAAAAATCCATTACCAGAAGATTAGAGGACAAAACAGAGGCTCTAATAAAAAAATCACAAGAGGAATTTAAGTCTGACCCGTTTTATTGGTCATTGTATGTTCGAAAACATTTCAAGGACGTGAAAGATTATGAGAAAGCTGACTGGAATAAAAAAATATATCCTATTGCTCAAATAAGTGTAAATTATCAGTTGGATAAACTAGAATATGGAAAAATGATTGATGATTCTAAATTAGATAAGGTGAGGGATTAA